The genome window TCCTCGATGATTTCCGCGATGAATCCATCCATCGCTCCGCGACAGGCTGTCGCCTGCTGGATCAGTTTGGTACTGGCGGCACCCTGCTCCAGAACCGCGCGATGCAACGCATCGACCTGCCCGCGAATACGCTTGAGCCGCTTCAGGAGTCTGGTTTTTTCATCGGCCCTGGAGGGGATCTGGATATTTTCGGGGGTTGATCTCATACCCCCATGGGTATACGCCAAAGGCCGTGATGAATGCGAGGCTTTCCTGTCGCGCAATCAGCCACGACTTCGCGACCGGCCTTCACCGGTCATGTGCAACCAGTCAGGGATCACCATGAACCCGCGATCCAGCAGCCAGCCCCCGGAAGGCGACAGTAGGCGTTTCACGCCTGCACTGACGATTCCGACGGGCTGGACATCATGCCCGGGTGTGCATGGAACACCGATAGCAAGGCGTCCGCAGGGCTGAGACCATGCGCCGCCGATCTTTCGGCGGCCAGACACTCCCGAGCTTCAGCAACCGCTTGAGCAAAAAGGAGGTGTCTGTGATGAGCACCCTTCTTCATATCGACGATCTGCACCGTCACCTGACGCTGCTGCCGGAAACGCTTTTCCAAACCGGGCAGACGATATCCCGTCCCATCCTGCGCGCTCAATGGCATGTAGGGGAAGATGGCCGCCCGGCCTGCAGGTGGGTAGCAGCCACCCCGCCCACATCTCACGCAACCCGCTAAAAAACGAGCCTCCGGCTGGCTCCGGGCCTGATAATTTCCGTTCAGGCCCGGAGAGACTGTCAGATGACGTATTCGGGAGGGGGCAGAGTCTGATCCATGGTCAGTGCGGGCATGCCCTTGTTGGGCGGACCTACCGGCCGCGCCGGAACGCCCACCACCGTGGTATAGGGAGGAACCGGGTCCAGCACGATACTGCCCGCACCAACCTTCGCCCCCTCACCGATCGTCACATTGCCGAGTATCTTGGCACCGGCACCGATCAGTACGCCGCGCATGACCTTGGGATGGCGATCCCCGATTTCCTTACCGGTTCCGCCCAGCGTGACCTCCTGCAGGATGGAAACATCATCCTCCACAACGGCTGTCTCACCGATCACCAGACCGGTCGCATGGTCGATCAGAATACCATGACCCAGCCGGGCCGCGGGATGGATATCAACTGCGAAGCATTCCGACATACGGCTTTGAAACACCCGCGCCATATGCTCCCGGCCATGGGCCCAGAGATGATGGCTGATGCGATACGCCTGCAAGGCCTGAAACCCCTTGAAAAACATGAACGGGGTGAGAAGGTCCGGACAGGCGGGATCGCGATCCCGGATTGCCGTCAGGTCAATGATCGCGCTTTCCACCAGAGCGGGATCGGTCTCATACGCATCGCCGATCGGCCCCAGCAACTGGGCCGCCGGCATCCATTCATTGCCGAGCTTATGCGCGATCAGGGCACTGAGTGCCGCCGGGAAACATCCATGCACCAGCAAGGCACGTTCCAGCCCGGCTGACATAGCCGGATCGGCCAGGGCAATTTCCCGCGCT of Granulibacter bethesdensis contains these proteins:
- the cysE gene encoding serine O-acetyltransferase; protein product: MSSATAALCRRVAAGSIHVEEAWFNLCREAREIALADPAMSAGLERALLVHGCFPAALSALIAHKLGNEWMPAAQLLGPIGDAYETDPALVESAIIDLTAIRDRDPACPDLLTPFMFFKGFQALQAYRISHHLWAHGREHMARVFQSRMSECFAVDIHPAARLGHGILIDHATGLVIGETAVVEDDVSILQEVTLGGTGKEIGDRHPKVMRGVLIGAGAKILGNVTIGEGAKVGAGSIVLDPVPPYTTVVGVPARPVGPPNKGMPALTMDQTLPPPEYVI
- a CDS encoding metal/formaldehyde-sensitive transcriptional repressor, producing the protein MRSTPENIQIPSRADEKTRLLKRLKRIRGQVDALHRAVLEQGAASTKLIQQATACRGAMDGFIAEIIEDHIREQIVDARNARDSSRAAEELIRLVHSYLT